Part of the Aquimarina sp. MAR_2010_214 genome is shown below.
ATGCACTTTTTGAGTATATAAATAACAATCACGAAAATTTAGACGAGGTTATACATCAGTATAAACCAGAACGAGGGTTTAAGCCAGTAAACACTTTACGCTTTTTAATAGCTAGCGAGCTTAAAAAAGGAAATAGAGTAACAGTAGAAATTGTTAACAGTTTAAAACAAGCTATAGAAAATAGAGATGTGTCCTCATATTATAGTCTTAACGATGCAGTACAACAAAGTCTAGCAAATTATAAAGACAGCAAAAAAGGAATGTTTCCCAATTGGAGAGATGCCTTCAAGGTTTTATTCCCATTTATACATAGTATATCAGATAATAAAGAGGTCAAAACACTGCTAGATCAATTAGTTAATCAAATTGTTGAAACAAATAATTTGCAGAATATAAAGAAACACCCTATAAGTTTTCAAGGTTCTCAAAATTATGGTTCGGATCATATTTGGGTTGCCATCTATCCAAAAGCTTCACCTAATGTACAAAGTGCCTATCAAATTTTTTTTAGTATTGATCATAATGGAATAAAAGGTGGAATCCATAAAGGGCATAAATTAGAAAAAGGTATTTATTCTTATGACGATGAAGTTTTTAATAGATGGGAAGCATTTTTAGAGAATACAAAAAGTTGGGTAGATGAGTGGCAGTTGTTAAACTCTAGATTGGATTTCAGCTCTTTAAAACAATCAAAATATTATTTAGTTGGAGCATATTGGAAGGATACTAGTCCTAAAGATCAAACAGATCGTTTTGTGAGAGAAGGTGTATGGGTTAATGGATATGAAGAAGATAAATCTCTATCGGTGGTCAATAAAGTTAATATTGGTGATCATATCGCTATAAGGTCTGTAGATAAGCGTGGAAATAATATGTACATAAAGGCTAGAGGTATTGTTACTTCTAACTTAAGAGATGGGAGACATCTTGAGGTGGAATGGGAAAAAGAGTTTGAAGTTTTTAAGTTGAATTTTTCAGGTGGTTATTGGGATACAATTAGAAAATTAATTAAAGAAAGTCATATTAATGCTGTTTGGTCAAATAATAAAAATATGGAAAATGTTAAACAAGAATTTATTGATTGGTATATAGCCAATCCAAGATCAAGTTATTTCAATAATCAACCTGAAAAAATTGACGATTATTTAACTAAATCATTAGAATTTTTCTCTAAGGATATTTTTTTAGTTAGCCGAGCTACTTATAAAGAAATGGTTGAATTTATAGAAGATACAATCAATAATAATAAAGCTAAGTTTTTAAAAAATCATGGTGCTCCTGACTCAGGGAAGCTTGCAGCTATTGTAGGAAAAAGAAATTATCAAAAATTTTTATTGGGATATTTCGAAAAAAAAGAAGAGAATGCATCAAAAAAAGAGGTTGGTATGGAATATAAACGAGCAATAAACCAAATTTTTTACGGCCCTCCAGGAACAGGAAAAACCTACAGTACAATTCTAGAAGCAGCTAAAATTATTGAACAAGAAGAGGTAATTTACTATGATGAAAGTCAGAAGATATTTAATGAACATTTAGGAGGACGTATTGAGTTTATAACATTTCATCAAAATTATAGCTACGAAGATTTTATACAAGGTTTGCGTCCAGACATAGAGCAAAAAGAATTGAGTTTTAATAGAGCAGATGGTGTGTTTACTAAAATGGTCACTAATGCCTTGTTTGAATATTATAAAGTCTATCAGCAAAACCAAAAAGAAACTTTAGATGATACCGAAGTAAAAATTGATTTAAACGACGCTTATATTGAGTTTTTAGGCTCATTAAAAGAAGGTCAAGAGTTTGAAACCAAAACAGGGTCAAAAATAAAAGTAGATAATTTTACAGATAGGCAAAATATTGAATTTAAACCTTTAAACGGTGTGAAGTCCTATTTGGTGTCTGGTAATAGGTTATTGAAATTATATGACGTATTTAAAGATATTGATGAAATCAAACTTGTTCATGAGGATATTAGAGGTGCTATAGGCGGTTGTAATTCTACGATCTACTATGTCGCATTACGAGAGTTTATTTCATTTTTAAAAGTATACGAGGATACCTTAAACGAGTTTGTTGATATTGAGGAAGATTATGACGACGATAATATTACGTATCGTAGAAAAAAGGAATTATTATCAAATATAAGTCTGGATGAATTAAGAACGGTTTCAGAAAATGACGTTCCTAAATATGTCATTATCATTGATGAAATTAACAGAGCAAATATTTCAAGAGTTTTTGGCGAACTTATTACATTGATTGAAAAAGATAAGCGTTCAGGTGGTGACATACCTTTATCTGCAACTTTACCATCTGGAGAGAAGTTTATCGTACCATCTAATTTGTATATAATTGGCACAATGAATACTGCTGATAAATCTATTGCACTTTTAGATATAGCGCTTAGACGACGTTTTGAATTTGTACCGATGTATCCTAAGGTAGAAATTATAATAGACGGAAATAATATTGTTAATGATGCCGAGATTCTACAAAAATTAAATAATGAAATAGTGTCTAAAAAAGGCCATGATTTCACTATTGGGCATTCTTATTTTATGGGTAAAGAATATGTGCTCAAAAATACCGTCGATAATAAAGTGATTCCATTGTTACTGGAGTACTTTATGAATGATTTCGGAGAGGTAGAAAAAATACTGAAGAAGGCAGGGTTAACTGTTGAGGGTTGGCCTATGAAATTAGTGAGAAATGACTAATCTTTTTGAATATGAAAATACCGAACCATTTGCTGAAGGTCATTTTGAGGATCTGGAAGTATTTTTAGATGAAATTTGGTCTAAAAGAGAGAAATCGAGTTATTATACGGAGGAAGATAATAGAGTAGAAACACAACGGTTTATTCAGTTCTTAAATAAGACTAAAACATTAAAATCTAATAAATATGTAGGTGTTATTCATTTTGAGGGAGAAACAATAAACCTACTTCCTAAGATATTCTTTAAAGGAGAAGAGGCAACAGAGAATGATGTAAAAGCTATTAATAAACATATATTATGGTGGTTAAGCTATTGTAGGAAATTAAAGTTCCCAAATTATCTTTCAGGACTAAATAGTGAAAGAGCAGATTTTTTTGAAATTCTCATTTACCTATTTAGTAAATACACAAGAGAACTTTTAAACTCTTCCATATATCAAAAATATACTGAAGTAAAGAAAGAGTTGTCCTTCGTGAAAGGAAGAATAAATTTTAACACCTATATAAAAGATAATTTATCAAGAGGAAGGAATCATAAAATAAGTTGTGAGTTTGATGCTTTTGAGATGGATAATGAGTTTAATAGATGCGTGAAATTTGTCTCTAAGCTTTTGTTGTCAATCACGAAGGAAAATCAAAGCAGACGTTTTTTAAGTGATATTTTATTTATTCTCGATGAGGTGAAAGACGTAAATGTTTCCTCAGAAAGAATGCAACGTATGACATTCAATCCGATGTTTTCAGATTTTGAAACCATACGTGATTATTGTGTGCTCTTTTTAAATAATAGTGTTTCTTTTAATTATAAAAACTCATTAAAACTATTTGCATTTTTACTACCAATGGAATATGTTTTTGAGGACTTTGTTTTTGGTTTTATAGATAAAGAAATTGATGCTATAAAAGCAAAAGCAAAAGCTCAAGCGGGGTCTAAGCATTTGGATGTGGAAGAAAATTTTGCTTTAAAGCCTGATTTATATTTAAAATTAAATGACAAGAATGTAATTGCTGATACGAAATATAAAATTGTATATACGAATGATACGGATTCTAAAAAAGGAATCTCTCAAAGTGATTTGTATCAAATGCTAGCATATGCTGTAAGGTATAAAATAGATGAGATTGTTTTATATTATCCTAATACGATTAACAAATATGACCCTAATATTTCTGAAATAGTTATCATCGACGAATTAGCAGAAGGCAAGAATATAAAAATTCGTTCATATCAACTACCTATAATTAATTATGAACTTTTTAAATTCAATAAGGAAACAGAAGTACCTTTAATAGAATTATTTGAGTCCACAAAAATTGAACTTATAAAAAGCATAAATAGCTCTCTCCTACTATAATTCTTATAGCCTCCACACTATAACAGTCAGCTATACTTATAAATCAAAATCGCAAATTGAATTTGGTATGCAAAACAAAACTTTAACAAGACTAGAAATCTACGAATTAGTATGGTCTAAAACTATTCGTGACATACTAAAAGAGTATGCTTTAACAAATACTACTTTTAAATATATTTGTTCAGAAAATGATATTCCGGTTCCAAAAATGGGGTATTGGCAAAAGTTAAAACACAATAAAAAAGTTTTAAAACCACCTCTTCTCGAAACGAACAAAACATATAAAAACATTAAACTTCCTATTAGAATAAAAGGTCAAGAAAGCATTACTAAAATGACTGAAATCAACTTGTTGGTTCATGAGATTAAAAACAACAAGAAACTCCTTATAAAAGTCCCTGAAAAACTTTATAAGCCAGAGAAAATAACAGCTGCAACAAAAGATTATTTTAAAAGAAAACAAAAAAGCAAATACCCTTATAAAGTTGAAGAACCAAAAGAAGGTTTGTTAAGTCTTTCTGTTTCAGACAATCTAGTTAATAGAGGATTACGTTTTTGGGACACTTTAATTAAACTGCTAATCCAAAGAGGTCATAAGGTTGAGGTAGTAAGAAATCACAAATACACTAACTATAACGGAACCAAGTTTGTTATTCATGGTGAATATTTTGATATGCGGCTTAGAGAAATGGATAAAAGGGTAATGGAGGAATCAGACTTTAATTGGAAAACAGCCAAATATTACCCTACAGGAAAACTTAGTCTAAAAATAGATAATTATCCTAGACATGAATGGCAAGACACTAAAACTAAACTTATAGAAGACAAACTTCCAAATATCGTAGCTTATCTAGAGCTTAGTGCAAAAAAGGAAAAAGAAGATCGTATAAAAAGCGAAATTCGCAGAAAAGAGCAAGAAATAATTGAAGCTAAAAAAAAAGCTATTCAAAAGGAAAAGGATCATGAATTTGCGCAATTGAATAACCTATTTGAATCCGCATCGAGATGGCATAAAACACAATACCTTCGAGGTTATATCTGGGAGTTTGAAGATTTTCTTAAAACAAACAACTCTTTGGATTCGAAAAAAAAAGAATGGATAAACTGGGCAAAAGAAAAAGCTGATTGGCTTGATCCCTTTGTTGAAAAGGAATTGAAGTTATTAGAAGATATTGATAGAGATTCATTGAAACCTACACACAAGACATATTACTAGTCCTTATGTTATTAATGTTAGGTGTAAATTGTAAGATTTTTTTTGTTATATTTATAATCTCTCCTATAATTAATAGCACGTTTTTTATTGATAATTATTGCATTCAAATTATACTAACCAACCAACCAATATTAATATGAGATCATACTTTTTGATACTTTGTTTTACAGCTTTTACTATTTCATCATTTTCTCAAAAATCATCTCCCGTAGCTGGTGATGCAGCAACACTAATTGATCTCTTAAAAAAGGATTATAATAGTATTAATCCAGAAACAAAAGCAGAAGAAATTATTCGAGATCGAGCTAGAGTTTTAGGTGTTTTTAAATCTTATTATGACGGAGAATTAAATCAAGAGCTTTCCAAAGATTCGTTAATTGGAAATAGTATTATAACCGATGAAAATAGTGATATTTTGGGTCTTCCTGATTTAACATACAAAATATTAGATACTAAAAGAAATGAATACCCTAAAGCTTTTAATGATTATAATAGATCAAAAAAAACATATAATAATTTAAAGAATATTGATCATAATTCAACTACTATAAATAAATTAGAAATAGCATCTAACGAGTTTACAGATAAACAGGAAATCTATTATAATACCAAATATTATTCAGATTCTTATGATCTAATCGGCCTTTACTCTTCTTATAATCAAAACACCTATTTAAAACATATCATAGAAATATTTATTAAAAAATATAATTATTTACAGAATTCAAAAACTGACGTTTATTCTGAAGTTAATTACCAATCATCCATTCAAAAAAGCCTACCCTTTCTTGGGGGAGATCTATCCTTTGAAACTGTAATTGATGGCTTGAGCAGGTTCTTAGCTAAGCGGATCAAAGAAGAATTAACTACGTATGTAATAAATAAAATAAAGGAGGATTTAAATGACCCCAAACCGCAAAGTTATTTAAATGAACTTATGACACTTTTACCACGTACAACCGATTATATAAAAGGGTTTGAAGCAGACCAAGTTCTCAATTTTATTGACGAAATAAAACAATACATAGAGGATGATCTAAGTAAACTATTAGAAAATGCGAGTAACCTAAAAGAGACACCTCGATTTAAAATTTTAATAGAAAATAACCCTGATTTAGATTTTGCTTTTGAAGCTTTAGAGATTTATCCTCAATTATCTAAAATTAAAAACCCTGTAGATTATTTCGATATGCTTGACAATAGCAGAAATATTTCACGATGGGCAGAATTAGATAAAGAAAAAGTGAAATTTAATATAGGTAATAGTTTAAGATTATCTTCAATGATAGCTCATAGTTTAACAGTACTTGAGAATTCCGAATTAAAATTTGTTTCAACAGATTTCATGAGTAATTATGGTTCAGAAGTCAATTTTTACTTTTTATATATAGGCTTCTTAAACCAACAAAATTTAAAATATTATAATGTTCGATTTGTTACCAAGACCAAGAAGGGTCCTGACACACTAGCATTTGATAAACTAATGAGTTCCGTCACACCACAGGATATAGATAAAGTTAGAACAAAAGTTAAATTTCTTAATAGTGAGCTAACCAAAATTGCATCCAATACTGAAAAAATATATAATGACGCATTGGCAATTAAAAAAGCAAAAAACAGTAACGAAGATGTCGCAATTGAAGATATTCATAGTTTTATAGAAGGTATAATTAATCTAGGGCAACAAATTTCTATTAGTGCTGATGAATTATTATCTCATGACAATGAGTTAAATTTAATTTCAAAGGATTTAGAATTTTCGATTGAAAATAAAACATCCCCTTATTTCAAGACAGCTCATGCGTCCAATGACATCATGCTAGACTTACATAACAAAAAGTATAGTACTGCCATTATAAAGACACTAGAGATTCCTACAAATTTCACTAACTCTCAGTTTTCTATCGATAAAATTTTAGAAATAAATAATCAATTTAAAATTGCTTCAAATTTAATACTACTACAGCAAATATTGCAACATAATAAAATCCCCTCTGATGAAGACAAGTTAGATGATCTTAAAAACACTTTATTATATCTAAAAGCTGCATTATCAAATATAAATAGTACGACGAATACTTTTATAAGCTTGAAAAAACAAATAGATAATATACATTCTATTGTAAATGGCGATGTAAACAATTCTTTAAATTACATTACATATCGTCAAGAACTAGAAAATAACTTAAGGACTAACTATGAAGAAATACTATTAACTATATCAGGTATAGATTTAGATGATTTTATAGTTAATCCAATTAATACGTACTTAGTAAATCATGGATATGATGATGCTACAACTAACGGAATAATAAGCAAAGTTGACACCTATCTATCAAAAGTTTTTGAACTTATGATAATTGACGGTCAGATGAGTATTAAAGCTCTTAAAAGTAATAATGACTACAAAATTGCAGAAAAGGAATTAATAAGAAATTTAGGTGCCTATTTACCTGAAATAGCAAGCAATGTTTTTAAGATAAAAAGTAAAAATGTCATTAAAACAATTCATTTTATAAATGATATTGCCTTATCGGAATCTGCAGAAGATGTCGAATCTGCTATAGATGCGTTCGCCCTACCTTCTGGAAGTTACTCTCTTAAAAAGAAAAAGGGATCGTACGTATCCATTAATTCCTTTCCGGGTATACTGGGAGGATTTGAACAAAGAAGTATTGGTGAGGCAAAATTAAATTCAATGGGTTTTACGGCTCCAATTGGACTTTACACGAAACTCTTTAATATAAAAGGCGTTGGCTTATTTTTACCAATAATTGATATTGCTGCTCCTGTGCGCTTTAGATTGGACAATGAAAACAATACTAAAACCTTACCAGAATTCACCTTTAAAAACATAATATCTCCAGGTCTTTATCTCACATATACCCCTTGGGATTCGCCTGTTACTTTTAATTTAGGAGCTCAATATGGCCCTGAACTTCAAATAGTAAATGATGATAATACAACGACTAAATATGACGATTCCTTTAGAATAGGTTTGGGTGTTACCCTAGACATTCCTCTTGTTACATTATTCAATAAACCTCAATAACAATGAGGAATATTGTAACTGTACTGTTGTTACTATTTGGTTTTTCTGCGTTTTGCCAAACCAAAAGTGATTCAATACAAAAAATGGATTCTTTGCTTAAAAAAAAGGAGGTCAACAAAATCATTGAAGAACTTGAATTTAAAAAAAAGGCTACGCTAAAAAACAAAAATTTCAAAATCCAAAATCTTGAATTTAACTCAATTCAAAAAAACAAGATCATTGATTTAAAAGAAGCGCAAAAGAAAATCGATTTGCAAGAAATTCAAAAGATAAATGAAATTGAAGGCCTTCAAGAAGTAGAAGAATTAGTAATTAAATCTACCTCAATTCCATTTCAGCAAGAGGCATTATACATTGGTGAAGATGAACTAGAGGGTTATAATAATGATATTAATGGAACACCACGTCTGCATGGACCTTCGCAATTTGACAGTAGAATTGAACTTAGAGAGCTAAACCCAGACATAGATTGGCAGTGGCTTATTTTAAGGCGTAATGAATCTGTTGGTATTATCATTGAAAAAGAAAAAATCAATAAAATTTCTGAAGATATATATCAACTTGACATTTCAAATAGTTTAGAAAGAACATATAATCTTTGCAGTAATATCCCTTTTAGAACTCAGCCGACAGTCGGTATTGGTACGACCTTTATAATTGGAGAAAATGAAATGATAACTGCAAACCATGTGTTTAATAAAAAACTTGAAGATTATGTTATAGTTTTTGGATTCGAGATGCTGAATAAAAATGGCATTATCCAAACGGTAATCAATGTAAAAGATATCTATTATCCTCAAAAAAAGATATACAACTCAGAAATATATGATGTTGTTATTTATGAATTAGATAGACCTGTCAAACGACCTGTTTTGGAATGGAAAAGATCCTCTTCTTTAAAAGAAGGAAATGAAATCTACATGATTGGACATCCTAGTGGAATTCCAAAAAAAATAGCAGTAAATGCAAGTGTAATTAAAAATAGTCATGACCAATATTTTTATACATCTCTAGATAGTTTTCAAGGCAATTCTGGATCTCCTGTATTTGATTTTAATACGCATAAGGTTATTGGAGTATTAGTGTCAGGCGAATTGGATTATACTTTCAATGGTAACTGTAATGAACTAAATCTTTGCAAATATCCATACTGTAAAGGTGAAAAAGTAATCCGTATTGAAAATATTATGAATAATCGTTATTAACCAAATAAAACTCATCAAATGAAAACATTATTATTACTAAGTCTTTTAATTATTACACCAATTGTAGCACAAGAAGTTGAAGTAAATGAATTAAAAACAATTGAAAACACAGAACTAAGTCCCTTTAATCAAATTTGCTATCAGCATATTCGCCGTAATAAAATATTATGGTACGGAGGGTGGGCCGAATCTACTGGTTTTTTTATTGATAAAAATTTCGTTTTGACAGCTGCTCATAATGTGCATTCACAGTTTTTAAGTAGGGTAAAAGAAATAAAAATAAAAATTGGTAGAAATGGTGATTCACAAATATATCCAACCATACAAATTAAAGGAAAAGACATCATTTCCAAGTATGTAAAAACAAGTGAAAACTATGGATTTCTTAAGGGTTACAAGAAAAAAGTTCAATGGGATTTTGCATTAATATATATACCAGATGAGCTTTTACCAGAAGGATATACTTGGAATGAAGAATTTAGTCTTGGCAATGATGAAACATTAGTAAATGAAACGATAGAACTTGCTGGCTATCCTGCTGCAGGACAAATAGGTGACACTGATTATTCCTATGATGGCAGTAAAATGATATTTCAATCTGGGAAAATAGAACCTAAAGGAAAGTGGTATAAACACGACTTTATAACCCATGGAGGTAACAGTGGGTCACCACTATGGGTAACAAAAAATATGAAAAACATTATTGTTGGTATTCACACTTTTGGTGGCTCTGGAACATTGATTGATGATGAAAGCCTCCAACTGATAAAATCTTGGATGTTGGAGATTAAAAGCAATTAAAATTAATATTATATTTATAATTGAAGTGAAAAGGATAACGATTTTTGTGTC
Proteins encoded:
- a CDS encoding serine protease, with the protein product MKTLLLLSLLIITPIVAQEVEVNELKTIENTELSPFNQICYQHIRRNKILWYGGWAESTGFFIDKNFVLTAAHNVHSQFLSRVKEIKIKIGRNGDSQIYPTIQIKGKDIISKYVKTSENYGFLKGYKKKVQWDFALIYIPDELLPEGYTWNEEFSLGNDETLVNETIELAGYPAAGQIGDTDYSYDGSKMIFQSGKIEPKGKWYKHDFITHGGNSGSPLWVTKNMKNIIVGIHTFGGSGTLIDDESLQLIKSWMLEIKSN
- a CDS encoding McrB family protein; its protein translation is MNTLEIIKQKASFLNNLSNNEDALFEYINNNHENLDEVIHQYKPERGFKPVNTLRFLIASELKKGNRVTVEIVNSLKQAIENRDVSSYYSLNDAVQQSLANYKDSKKGMFPNWRDAFKVLFPFIHSISDNKEVKTLLDQLVNQIVETNNLQNIKKHPISFQGSQNYGSDHIWVAIYPKASPNVQSAYQIFFSIDHNGIKGGIHKGHKLEKGIYSYDDEVFNRWEAFLENTKSWVDEWQLLNSRLDFSSLKQSKYYLVGAYWKDTSPKDQTDRFVREGVWVNGYEEDKSLSVVNKVNIGDHIAIRSVDKRGNNMYIKARGIVTSNLRDGRHLEVEWEKEFEVFKLNFSGGYWDTIRKLIKESHINAVWSNNKNMENVKQEFIDWYIANPRSSYFNNQPEKIDDYLTKSLEFFSKDIFLVSRATYKEMVEFIEDTINNNKAKFLKNHGAPDSGKLAAIVGKRNYQKFLLGYFEKKEENASKKEVGMEYKRAINQIFYGPPGTGKTYSTILEAAKIIEQEEVIYYDESQKIFNEHLGGRIEFITFHQNYSYEDFIQGLRPDIEQKELSFNRADGVFTKMVTNALFEYYKVYQQNQKETLDDTEVKIDLNDAYIEFLGSLKEGQEFETKTGSKIKVDNFTDRQNIEFKPLNGVKSYLVSGNRLLKLYDVFKDIDEIKLVHEDIRGAIGGCNSTIYYVALREFISFLKVYEDTLNEFVDIEEDYDDDNITYRRKKELLSNISLDELRTVSENDVPKYVIIIDEINRANISRVFGELITLIEKDKRSGGDIPLSATLPSGEKFIVPSNLYIIGTMNTADKSIALLDIALRRRFEFVPMYPKVEIIIDGNNIVNDAEILQKLNNEIVSKKGHDFTIGHSYFMGKEYVLKNTVDNKVIPLLLEYFMNDFGEVEKILKKAGLTVEGWPMKLVRND
- a CDS encoding McrC family protein, which translates into the protein MTNLFEYENTEPFAEGHFEDLEVFLDEIWSKREKSSYYTEEDNRVETQRFIQFLNKTKTLKSNKYVGVIHFEGETINLLPKIFFKGEEATENDVKAINKHILWWLSYCRKLKFPNYLSGLNSERADFFEILIYLFSKYTRELLNSSIYQKYTEVKKELSFVKGRINFNTYIKDNLSRGRNHKISCEFDAFEMDNEFNRCVKFVSKLLLSITKENQSRRFLSDILFILDEVKDVNVSSERMQRMTFNPMFSDFETIRDYCVLFLNNSVSFNYKNSLKLFAFLLPMEYVFEDFVFGFIDKEIDAIKAKAKAQAGSKHLDVEENFALKPDLYLKLNDKNVIADTKYKIVYTNDTDSKKGISQSDLYQMLAYAVRYKIDEIVLYYPNTINKYDPNISEIVIIDELAEGKNIKIRSYQLPIINYELFKFNKETEVPLIELFESTKIELIKSINSSLLL
- a CDS encoding serine protease, which produces MRNIVTVLLLLFGFSAFCQTKSDSIQKMDSLLKKKEVNKIIEELEFKKKATLKNKNFKIQNLEFNSIQKNKIIDLKEAQKKIDLQEIQKINEIEGLQEVEELVIKSTSIPFQQEALYIGEDELEGYNNDINGTPRLHGPSQFDSRIELRELNPDIDWQWLILRRNESVGIIIEKEKINKISEDIYQLDISNSLERTYNLCSNIPFRTQPTVGIGTTFIIGENEMITANHVFNKKLEDYVIVFGFEMLNKNGIIQTVINVKDIYYPQKKIYNSEIYDVVIYELDRPVKRPVLEWKRSSSLKEGNEIYMIGHPSGIPKKIAVNASVIKNSHDQYFYTSLDSFQGNSGSPVFDFNTHKVIGVLVSGELDYTFNGNCNELNLCKYPYCKGEKVIRIENIMNNRY